The Sporocytophaga myxococcoides DSM 11118 genome segment TTTATAATATAAAAGAAGCTCTGAAATATGTGTATTTATAAAAGTATGAATGACGTATATAGAAAAAGAGCTGAAGCCGATTTTACATATGCCATCAACAACTGAAGCAGATAACAAACTGTTTAATTTGTGATTTATATCTTCTGTCAAAAGAAAATATACTAATATTATTGAGAAGGAAATATATAACAATGTAAAACCAATTGTTTTTGCAAAAAGCGAAGGGACTGCATTGACAAAGGGCGTCCAGCAAAGTCCTGCAAGAGCTATACTCAGAAGCCTATATTTATAACTGTTAAATATTTTGATCAGATAATCTAACTTAAAATAATAGAGATAAGAGACAAATACTCCTGCTAATAAAGAATCTAAGCGGAAGTGAGTTCGTGTAAATATCTGTACAGATTGATCCGGATGTTGGATGTTTGCATAGAGTCGAAGAGAGAAACATAATACTCCTATTAATATAAGTAGCATACCAAATGTTCCAATACCTGAATTGTTCTCTTGTTTTTTAAACTCCTGTGAATTAAGTTTTATGTAAGCCCAGAGGAAAAGAGAGAATCCTATATAAAAATGTTCTTCTACTGCCAGTGACCAGCTGGGTCCATACGCATATCCCCATTTCCAGAAATAATTTTGCACAAAGGTTAAATCAAACAACATTCCTGAAATGTTTAACC includes the following:
- a CDS encoding acyltransferase family protein, which produces MNRLRELDFLRGIAIILVLARHKPLFSFTSQMGWIGVDLFFVLSGFLVSGLLFKEYLKHGTVNPARFLIRRGFKIYPIYYLFYIVYLIPILFNGGLNISGMLFDLTFVQNYFWKWGYAYGPSWSLAVEEHFYIGFSLFLWAYIKLNSQEFKKQENNSGIGTFGMLLILIGVLCFSLRLYANIQHPDQSVQIFTRTHFRLDSLLAGVFVSYLYYFKLDYLIKIFNSYKYRLLSIALAGLCWTPFVNAVPSLFAKTIGFTLLYISFSIILVYFLLTEDINHKLNSLLSASVVDGICKIGFSSFSIYVIHTFINTHISELLLYYKLDNQYLIFFTTSILSISIGMLMTLSIEKRFLQVRDKLYPSRVI